A genomic region of Ensifer adhaerens contains the following coding sequences:
- a CDS encoding M81 family metallopeptidase, translating into MSFRVAVLEFNQETNTFSKLKTGFRDFEACHYFVGAEIESHCRGTNSEIGGFIDCCERYGWQPVYTVAARAEPGGRIEEAMRQRFVADLQSALDGERLDGVFIVFHGAMCTETADDAQIQLLEVVRGIVGPELPIAATFDLHANSAPEMAGLLDIAVSFRTYPHVDMAECAHKAGALLNRAMRGEVRPALAIRQPPMLNGCNDGRTTHACAMTELLEIADEIAARDGMLATSINAGFYDADIFNTGPSAVICYDRNRVGAEEAEAEAARLCREIWDRREHQDVQLPLDALPGIVAAHSAKDRAGPLVIADFSDNPGCGAYSDSTCVLARLLEIGVERAAFGALCDPEAAAELISAGIGATREVTLGCKIDPAVGGGPIRVRGRVEAISDGRIVFEGPMFQGLPATMGPSVRFHVAGIDILICSERQQMLDRNLFRAVGIEPSDYQIVVVKSQQHFRAAFGPIASEVVEIDGDGLSSANIGARKYKRVRRPVYPLDGGELG; encoded by the coding sequence ATGAGCTTCAGGGTCGCCGTTCTCGAATTCAACCAGGAAACCAACACGTTCTCGAAGCTCAAGACCGGCTTCAGGGACTTCGAGGCGTGCCACTATTTCGTCGGCGCCGAGATCGAAAGCCATTGCCGCGGCACCAATTCGGAGATCGGCGGCTTCATCGACTGCTGCGAGCGCTATGGCTGGCAACCGGTCTATACCGTGGCGGCGCGGGCCGAGCCCGGCGGCAGGATAGAAGAGGCGATGCGGCAGCGCTTCGTCGCTGATCTCCAAAGCGCGCTTGATGGCGAAAGGCTCGACGGCGTGTTCATCGTCTTCCATGGGGCCATGTGCACGGAAACGGCGGACGATGCGCAGATCCAGTTGCTGGAGGTGGTGCGCGGCATTGTCGGGCCGGAGCTTCCAATCGCCGCGACCTTCGACCTGCATGCCAATTCGGCACCCGAGATGGCCGGCCTGCTCGATATCGCCGTCTCCTTCCGCACCTATCCGCATGTCGACATGGCTGAATGCGCCCACAAGGCCGGTGCGCTCTTGAACCGCGCCATGCGTGGCGAAGTCCGCCCGGCGCTCGCCATCCGCCAGCCGCCGATGCTGAACGGCTGCAACGACGGGCGCACGACCCATGCCTGCGCCATGACCGAGCTTTTGGAAATTGCCGACGAGATCGCCGCCCGCGACGGCATGCTCGCGACCTCGATCAACGCCGGCTTCTACGATGCCGATATCTTCAACACCGGCCCATCGGCCGTCATCTGCTACGACCGCAACCGGGTGGGGGCCGAAGAGGCGGAAGCCGAGGCCGCGCGCCTCTGCCGCGAGATCTGGGACCGACGCGAGCACCAGGACGTGCAGCTGCCACTCGACGCGCTGCCCGGCATCGTCGCGGCGCATTCAGCGAAAGATCGCGCCGGGCCGCTGGTCATCGCCGATTTTTCCGACAATCCCGGCTGTGGCGCCTATAGCGATTCCACCTGCGTGCTCGCGCGACTGCTGGAGATCGGCGTCGAGAGGGCGGCCTTCGGCGCGCTCTGCGACCCGGAGGCAGCGGCCGAGCTGATCTCTGCCGGTATCGGTGCGACGCGTGAAGTGACGCTCGGCTGCAAGATCGACCCCGCCGTCGGCGGCGGGCCGATTAGGGTCCGGGGCAGGGTGGAGGCGATCTCCGACGGCAGGATCGTGTTCGAGGGGCCGATGTTTCAGGGGCTGCCGGCGACGATGGGGCCGAGCGTGCGCTTTCACGTCGCGGGCATCGACATCCTCATCTGCAGCGAACGCCAACAGATGCTCGACCGCAACCTCTTCCGCGCCGTCGGCATCGAGCCTTCCGATTACCAGATCGTCGTCGTCAAATCGCAGCAGCATTTCCGCGCCGCCTTCGGCCCGATCGCGTCCGAGGTCGTCGAGATCGACGGCGATGGCCTGAGCAGCGCCAATATCGGCGCGCGGAAATACAAGCGCGTGCGACGTCCGGTCTATCCGCTGGATGGTGGTGAACTCGGCTGA
- a CDS encoding transporter substrate-binding domain-containing protein, translating into MIKKFMTASVVATLLMVGTASAETLAIGTEGDYAPFNYVTAAGEIKGFDYDIGQAVCAEIKVDCVWSTNEWAGIIPALQAKKFDVMIASMAINPDRKTQVDFTNPYYFNAMRFVARKDLGLKDISPEALKGKVIGTQSGSVAVEALQEFFPDSEVKLYPTMSEVFLDMENGRLDLILEGQMAFTEWLAKEESGCCAFVGESFVLDTAEGNAMAVRKGDEALLAKLNAGLKTIMENGTYDKIRKQYFDFDIMAKPKTTSEYFR; encoded by the coding sequence ATGATAAAGAAGTTCATGACCGCATCGGTCGTTGCCACGCTGCTTATGGTCGGCACTGCCAGTGCCGAAACGCTGGCGATCGGCACGGAGGGCGATTACGCGCCGTTCAACTACGTGACCGCGGCCGGCGAGATCAAAGGCTTCGACTACGATATCGGCCAGGCGGTCTGCGCCGAGATCAAGGTCGATTGCGTCTGGAGCACCAACGAGTGGGCGGGCATCATTCCGGCACTTCAGGCCAAGAAGTTCGACGTGATGATCGCCTCGATGGCGATCAATCCGGACCGCAAGACGCAGGTCGATTTCACCAATCCCTATTACTTCAACGCCATGCGCTTCGTCGCCCGCAAGGATCTGGGTCTCAAGGACATCTCGCCCGAGGCGCTGAAGGGCAAGGTGATCGGCACGCAGTCCGGCTCGGTCGCGGTCGAGGCGCTGCAGGAGTTCTTTCCAGACAGTGAAGTGAAGCTCTATCCGACGATGAGCGAAGTGTTTCTCGACATGGAAAACGGCCGGCTGGACCTGATCCTCGAAGGGCAGATGGCCTTTACCGAATGGCTCGCCAAGGAAGAAAGCGGCTGCTGTGCCTTCGTCGGCGAGAGCTTCGTGCTCGACACGGCCGAAGGCAACGCGATGGCGGTGCGCAAGGGCGACGAGGCGCTGCTCGCCAAGCTCAATGCCGGCCTGAAGACGATCATGGAAAACGGCACCTACGACAAGATCCGCAAGCAGTATTTCGACTTCGACATCATGGCGAAGCCGAAGACCACGAGCGAGTATTTCCGCTGA
- a CDS encoding LysR family transcriptional regulator, which translates to MRDLPSLKSLRAFEAAARNGSLTAAADELCIGQGAISHQIRNLELNLGLRVFVRKQHGVELTPEGGLLYASCQRAFDDLEGVVQHIRPRTSDKILRVRVGPFFSMKVIAPRISEFLAANPGVQIHLSHLETITAGTGPADVIINYCLQPPPGRFARKLLRERLVPVCGRDLWQRQEDKQALLSGNRLHYRALSEWQSWITSSGLALPRSHQDLIFDDQHIILEAVKEGQGVALIDRTMVEYELKTGQICLVHDHFYEPAETYQFVCQEELLRTKPVTKSFLNWLIAEIETRERQMAGGGAGHSE; encoded by the coding sequence ATGCGTGACCTGCCGAGCCTCAAATCCCTGCGCGCCTTCGAGGCGGCCGCGCGCAACGGCAGCCTGACGGCGGCCGCCGACGAGCTCTGCATCGGCCAGGGAGCGATCAGCCACCAGATCAGGAATCTGGAGCTTAACCTCGGCCTTCGGGTCTTCGTCAGAAAGCAGCACGGCGTCGAATTGACGCCGGAAGGCGGGCTGCTCTATGCCTCCTGCCAGCGCGCCTTCGACGATCTCGAGGGCGTGGTCCAGCACATCCGCCCACGCACGAGCGACAAGATCCTGCGGGTCCGTGTCGGGCCGTTCTTCTCGATGAAGGTGATCGCGCCGCGCATCTCGGAGTTCCTCGCCGCCAATCCCGGCGTGCAGATCCACCTTTCCCACCTCGAAACCATCACCGCCGGCACCGGCCCGGCCGACGTGATCATCAATTACTGCCTGCAGCCGCCACCCGGCCGCTTCGCCCGCAAACTGCTGCGCGAACGCCTGGTTCCCGTCTGCGGCCGCGACCTCTGGCAGAGGCAGGAAGACAAGCAGGCGCTGCTTTCCGGCAACCGGCTGCACTACCGCGCACTGTCGGAATGGCAAAGCTGGATCACCTCCTCGGGCCTGGCGCTGCCGCGCAGCCATCAGGACCTGATCTTCGACGACCAGCACATCATTCTCGAAGCGGTGAAGGAGGGCCAGGGCGTGGCCTTGATCGACCGCACCATGGTGGAATACGAGCTGAAGACCGGTCAGATCTGCCTGGTGCACGACCACTTCTACGAACCCGCAGAAACCTACCAGTTCGTCTGCCAGGAGGAACTGTTGCGCACCAAACCGGTGACGAAGAGTTTTCTCAACTGGCTGATCGCGGAGATCGAGACACGCGAGCGGCAGATGGCAGGAGGCGGCGCCGGTCACAGCGAGTAG
- a CDS encoding alkyl/aryl-sulfatase produces the protein MRIQRYLSGLSIIALVAAGAVSAQAQSPQKDATEATKAANAELLKQLPFNDTSDFEDAKRGLIAPLPAEIVKTEGGDPVWNPQQYGFIKEGAPAPDTVNPSLWRQSQLINISGLFEVTDGIYQLRNLDLSNMTIIEGKEGITVVDPLVSAETAKVGLELYRKHRGDKPVKAVIYTHSHVDHYGGVRGVVDEADVASGKVKIYAPEGFLEAAVAENVMAGTAMSRRASYMYGNLLPPDPKGQVGAGLGTTTSAGTVTLIPPTDIITKTGEKKTIDGLTYEFLMAPGSEAPSEMLWYIEEKKAIAAAEDATHTLHNTYSLRGAKIREPLPWSKYLNQALVMWGDKAEVIFAQHHWPNWGNDKVVALLSKQRDLYRYINDETLRMANQGMTMREIAEAFKLPDSLSTFWANRGYYGSVYHDVAATYVLYLGWFDGNPSTLHELPPVDASKQYVEFMGGADAVLEKAKKSYEKGDYRWVAEVVNHVVFADPSNQAAKDLVADALEQMGYQAESGPWRNFYLSGAQELRNGLVKAGTPSTASPDTVRAMSLDLFFDYLGVRLNREKAGDSRITLNFDFGEKDGKYLVQLENGVLNNTPDLQAEKADATVTLERASLDSIVLGETTLDKAMSDGKIKVDGDSAKLVQVMSMMDNFEFWFNIVTP, from the coding sequence ATGCGAATTCAGCGTTATTTGTCAGGCCTTTCGATCATCGCGCTGGTGGCGGCCGGTGCAGTGTCTGCTCAAGCCCAAAGCCCGCAGAAGGACGCCACCGAGGCGACGAAGGCCGCCAACGCGGAACTGCTCAAGCAGCTGCCGTTCAATGACACCAGCGATTTCGAGGACGCCAAGCGCGGACTGATTGCGCCGCTGCCCGCCGAGATCGTCAAGACCGAGGGCGGTGATCCCGTCTGGAACCCGCAGCAATACGGCTTCATCAAGGAAGGGGCGCCGGCACCCGACACCGTCAACCCCAGTCTCTGGCGGCAATCGCAGCTGATCAACATCAGCGGCCTCTTCGAGGTGACCGACGGTATCTATCAGCTGCGCAACCTCGACCTTTCCAACATGACGATCATCGAGGGCAAGGAGGGCATCACCGTCGTCGACCCGCTGGTGTCGGCAGAGACGGCGAAGGTCGGCCTTGAACTCTACCGCAAGCATCGCGGCGACAAGCCGGTGAAGGCGGTGATCTACACCCACAGCCATGTCGACCACTATGGCGGCGTGCGCGGCGTGGTCGACGAAGCCGACGTCGCCTCCGGCAAGGTCAAGATCTATGCCCCGGAAGGCTTCCTTGAAGCCGCCGTCGCGGAGAACGTCATGGCGGGAACGGCGATGAGCCGGCGCGCGAGCTATATGTATGGCAATCTGCTGCCGCCCGATCCGAAGGGGCAAGTGGGCGCCGGCCTCGGCACGACGACCTCCGCAGGCACCGTGACCCTGATCCCGCCGACCGACATCATCACCAAGACCGGCGAGAAAAAAACGATCGACGGGCTGACCTACGAATTCCTGATGGCTCCGGGATCCGAGGCACCCTCGGAGATGCTCTGGTATATCGAAGAAAAGAAGGCGATCGCCGCTGCAGAGGACGCGACCCATACTCTGCACAACACCTACTCGCTGCGCGGCGCCAAGATCCGCGAGCCGTTGCCCTGGTCGAAATATCTCAACCAGGCGCTGGTGATGTGGGGCGACAAGGCGGAAGTCATTTTCGCCCAGCACCATTGGCCGAACTGGGGTAACGACAAGGTCGTCGCTCTCCTGTCGAAGCAGCGCGACCTCTACCGCTACATCAACGACGAGACCCTGCGCATGGCCAACCAGGGCATGACGATGCGGGAGATCGCCGAGGCCTTCAAGCTTCCCGACAGCCTGTCGACCTTCTGGGCGAACCGCGGCTATTACGGATCCGTCTACCATGACGTTGCGGCAACCTACGTGCTCTATCTCGGCTGGTTCGACGGCAATCCCTCGACCCTTCACGAACTGCCGCCGGTCGACGCCAGCAAGCAGTATGTCGAATTCATGGGCGGAGCGGACGCCGTCCTGGAGAAGGCGAAAAAGTCCTATGAAAAGGGCGACTATCGCTGGGTCGCCGAGGTCGTAAACCATGTGGTCTTCGCCGACCCCAGCAACCAGGCGGCCAAGGATCTGGTGGCCGACGCGCTGGAGCAGATGGGATACCAGGCGGAATCCGGCCCGTGGCGCAATTTCTACCTGTCGGGCGCACAGGAACTGCGCAACGGACTGGTGAAGGCAGGAACGCCAAGCACCGCCAGCCCGGACACGGTTCGCGCGATGTCGCTCGACCTGTTCTTCGACTATCTCGGCGTTCGGTTGAACCGCGAGAAAGCCGGCGATAGCAGGATCACGCTCAACTTCGACTTCGGCGAAAAGGACGGAAAATACCTCGTCCAGCTCGAAAACGGGGTGCTCAACAACACCCCTGACCTGCAAGCGGAGAAGGCAGACGCCACGGTCACGCTGGAGCGCGCCAGCCTTGATAGCATCGTGCTCGGCGAGACCACACTCGACAAGGCGATGTCCGACGGCAAGATCAAGGTTGACGGGGACAGCGCCAAACTCGTGCAGGTGATGTCGATGATGGACAACTTCGAATTCTGGTTCAACATCGTCACGCCGTAA
- a CDS encoding nuclear transport factor 2 family protein — protein sequence MEEAVRALFTRYEATFGRALAGKVEMDEVLTLYASDFIAASPTGVTSGKNDDALRQVMAKGYEHYRAIGTRQMKLRDLRLSPIDDCHCMAHAAWTATYARKGQADTSIDFDVHYLVQVVGGEAKVFGWISGDEQALLKEHGII from the coding sequence ATGGAAGAAGCCGTAAGGGCGTTGTTCACGCGCTACGAAGCCACGTTTGGCCGCGCCCTCGCCGGAAAGGTCGAGATGGACGAGGTCCTGACCCTCTACGCCTCGGATTTCATCGCCGCCTCGCCGACCGGGGTGACGTCGGGAAAGAACGACGACGCGCTTCGACAGGTAATGGCGAAGGGCTACGAGCACTACCGGGCGATCGGCACCCGGCAGATGAAGCTGCGCGATCTCCGCCTCTCTCCGATCGATGACTGCCATTGCATGGCGCATGCCGCCTGGACGGCCACCTATGCCCGAAAGGGCCAGGCGGATACGTCGATCGATTTCGACGTCCACTACCTCGTCCAGGTCGTGGGTGGAGAGGCAAAGGTCTTCGGCTGGATCTCCGGCGACGAGCAGGCGCTGCTGAAGGAACACGGCATCATCTGA
- a CDS encoding elongation factor G — translation MRCFTVLGPSQTGKTTLVEKLAGLEGASRKAVSPYGLNLTEFEFGGEPWCALDAPGGTEALGHAQHALIASDACVLCVSPTPEEAVLAAPYLKVIEASGTPCILFINRMDEPRARLRDVIAALQDYSGHMLLLRQVPIREGDKIVGTCDLISERAWRYREGQTSALVEIPDTVMEREKEARAELLEHFSEFDDWLLEELIEDRAPASDTIYAISTRLLKENRIIPVLVGSASHANGILRLMKALRHEAPDVEALRKRLAAAGPMAEAALSAVSFHAYHRANVGKTVLVRALTSGIKQGSALGGGSLGSLQDPATGKPLPNATPEAGAIIAAVKSEHLPVPALLAANTTAEAPDWTVPPTPMLERILVPDSERDETKLSGTLAKLAETDRGLAVMQEEGTGAQLVCVQGPMHLRDLCRTLADVFHVGVTDKSPSPTYRETVLKPSDVHYRHRKQTGGAGQFADVKLSVHPNERGTGFSFAETVKGGAVPRNFIPAIEAGAREAMEKGPLGFQVIDVGVTLTDGQHHSVDSNDFAFRAAAKMGVRQALSQASAVLMQPVIRIEIHIPSIYSGSLVPIVSTYKGQVLGFDRDETAKGWDIFRALVPGSALDDLARALRAATQGIGYFSKSFDHFEELYGKEADAVIHAHGAQQAG, via the coding sequence ATGCGCTGCTTCACGGTACTTGGGCCCTCACAGACCGGAAAGACCACGCTGGTAGAAAAGCTGGCCGGTCTGGAGGGGGCCTCCAGAAAAGCTGTTTCACCCTATGGACTGAACCTCACGGAATTCGAGTTTGGCGGCGAACCCTGGTGCGCGCTGGATGCGCCCGGCGGAACCGAGGCGCTAGGCCACGCGCAACATGCGCTGATCGCCAGCGACGCCTGTGTGCTCTGCGTCTCGCCGACGCCGGAAGAGGCCGTGCTGGCCGCACCCTATCTCAAGGTCATCGAGGCCTCCGGCACGCCCTGCATTCTCTTCATCAACCGCATGGACGAACCGCGGGCGCGGCTGCGTGACGTGATCGCGGCGCTGCAGGACTATTCCGGCCACATGCTGCTGTTGCGCCAGGTACCGATCCGCGAAGGTGACAAGATCGTCGGCACCTGCGACCTGATCTCCGAGCGTGCCTGGCGCTACCGTGAAGGGCAGACTTCGGCGCTGGTCGAGATTCCCGATACGGTGATGGAGCGGGAGAAGGAGGCGCGCGCCGAGCTTCTCGAACATTTCTCCGAATTCGACGACTGGCTGCTCGAAGAGCTGATCGAGGACCGGGCGCCGGCGAGCGACACGATCTATGCGATCTCCACGCGGCTGCTGAAGGAAAACCGGATCATCCCGGTGCTCGTCGGCTCTGCGAGCCATGCCAACGGCATCCTGCGGCTGATGAAGGCGCTGCGCCATGAGGCGCCTGATGTCGAGGCGCTGCGAAAAAGACTGGCGGCGGCCGGTCCGATGGCCGAGGCAGCACTCTCCGCCGTGAGCTTCCACGCCTACCACCGCGCCAATGTCGGCAAGACCGTGCTGGTGAGGGCGCTGACATCGGGGATCAAGCAGGGCTCGGCGCTCGGCGGCGGCAGCCTCGGCTCGCTGCAGGATCCGGCAACCGGAAAGCCGCTGCCGAACGCCACGCCAGAGGCGGGCGCGATCATCGCGGCGGTCAAATCCGAGCACCTGCCGGTGCCGGCGCTGCTTGCCGCCAACACCACAGCGGAAGCGCCGGACTGGACGGTGCCGCCGACGCCGATGCTGGAGCGCATATTGGTGCCCGACAGCGAGCGCGACGAGACCAAGCTTTCCGGCACGCTCGCCAAGCTCGCCGAGACCGACCGCGGGCTTGCCGTCATGCAGGAGGAGGGAACCGGCGCCCAGCTCGTCTGCGTGCAGGGGCCGATGCATCTGCGCGATCTCTGCAGGACGCTCGCCGACGTCTTCCATGTCGGCGTCACCGACAAATCTCCGAGCCCGACCTATCGCGAAACGGTGCTGAAGCCCTCCGACGTGCACTACCGCCACCGCAAGCAGACGGGCGGCGCCGGGCAGTTCGCCGACGTCAAGCTCAGCGTGCACCCGAACGAGCGCGGGACAGGCTTCTCCTTCGCCGAAACGGTGAAGGGCGGGGCGGTGCCGCGCAACTTCATCCCGGCGATCGAGGCCGGCGCCCGCGAGGCGATGGAGAAGGGCCCGCTCGGCTTTCAGGTGATCGATGTCGGCGTGACCTTGACCGACGGCCAGCACCATTCGGTCGACAGCAACGACTTCGCCTTCCGCGCGGCCGCCAAGATGGGCGTGCGCCAGGCGCTGTCGCAGGCTTCAGCCGTGCTGATGCAACCGGTCATCCGCATCGAGATCCACATCCCCTCGATCTATTCCGGCAGCCTCGTGCCGATCGTCTCCACCTACAAGGGCCAGGTGCTCGGCTTCGACCGCGACGAGACCGCCAAGGGCTGGGACATCTTTCGCGCCCTGGTGCCGGGATCGGCGCTCGACGATCTCGCCCGGGCGCTAAGGGCGGCCACACAAGGCATCGGCTACTTCTCCAAGAGCTTCGACCATTTCGAGGAGCTCTACGGCAAGGAAGCGGATGCGGTCATCCACGCGCATGGGGCGCAGCAGGCGGGATGA
- a CDS encoding glutathione S-transferase family protein, which yields MSLTLYQHPLASFCHKVLIALYENETPFKSSLVDLLDPEEAARFAALWPVGKMPVLTDSARDVVMPETSIIIEYLDRHYPGRQRLIPDDQDTALKARLWDRFFDLYIHVPMQKIVTDTLRASGENDHRGVSDARAALGLAYGMANKHFADNTYAAGDAFSLADCAATPALFYGGIVEPFDEKYPHLSAYFERLLERASVRRVLAEARPYFHMFPYRNLMPPRFVDM from the coding sequence ATGTCCCTCACACTCTACCAGCATCCGCTCGCATCCTTCTGCCATAAGGTGCTGATTGCGCTTTATGAGAACGAGACGCCCTTCAAGAGCAGCCTTGTCGATCTGCTGGATCCGGAGGAGGCAGCGCGCTTCGCCGCACTCTGGCCGGTCGGCAAGATGCCGGTTCTCACCGATAGCGCCCGTGACGTTGTGATGCCGGAAACGTCGATCATCATCGAATATCTCGATCGCCATTATCCCGGCCGCCAGCGGCTGATCCCCGATGATCAGGACACCGCGCTGAAGGCGCGGCTTTGGGATCGCTTCTTCGATCTCTATATCCATGTGCCCATGCAGAAGATCGTCACGGACACGCTGCGCGCATCCGGCGAAAACGACCACCGCGGCGTCAGCGACGCCCGCGCGGCGCTTGGCCTTGCCTATGGCATGGCCAACAAGCACTTCGCTGACAACACATACGCCGCCGGTGATGCCTTCAGCCTTGCCGATTGCGCCGCGACGCCCGCACTCTTCTATGGCGGCATCGTCGAGCCCTTCGATGAGAAATACCCGCACCTCTCGGCCTATTTCGAGCGCCTGCTGGAGCGCGCCTCCGTGCGCCGTGTGCTCGCCGAAGCGCGGCCCTATTTCCACATGTTCCCATACAGGAACCTGATGCCGCCGCGCTTTGTCGATATGTAG
- a CDS encoding SphA family protein: protein MSVAKSLLSASAIVAGLGSMVAPSTANAAENGAGFYLLGARGPMAGLLAPPGHYIQNDTYFYFGELKGNKQLPLGGEIVGEVDAKLFGDFVTGLWVLPEEVMGGNLGFTAIVPFGGPNVEATLSAPRAGRSASVSDSIFTIGDPVFGAVLGWHEGDFHWTANATVNVPIGDYQKGQLANLSFNRWAGDFTLAGTWFNPETGLDLSGAAGFTFNGENPATDYRTGTEFHAEWAVTQHFNPEFSAGVAGYFYQQVTGDSGAGARLGPFKGRIAAIGGTMGYNFKMAETPVSLTLKVFQEFGAKNRPEGTAGFVTVAFPIGTPPAQVK from the coding sequence ATGAGCGTTGCGAAGAGTTTGCTGTCCGCATCGGCAATCGTTGCCGGCCTGGGTTCCATGGTTGCGCCTTCGACGGCGAATGCGGCTGAAAACGGCGCCGGCTTCTATCTGCTCGGTGCGCGCGGCCCGATGGCCGGCCTGCTGGCACCGCCCGGACACTACATCCAGAACGATACCTATTTCTATTTCGGCGAGCTCAAGGGCAACAAGCAGCTTCCGCTTGGCGGCGAGATTGTCGGCGAAGTCGATGCGAAGCTCTTTGGCGACTTCGTCACCGGCCTCTGGGTCCTGCCCGAGGAAGTGATGGGCGGCAATCTCGGCTTCACGGCGATCGTGCCTTTCGGCGGCCCCAACGTCGAGGCCACGCTTTCCGCCCCCAGGGCCGGCCGCTCGGCCTCTGTCAGCGACTCGATCTTCACGATCGGCGATCCCGTGTTCGGCGCCGTACTCGGCTGGCACGAGGGCGATTTTCACTGGACGGCGAACGCCACGGTCAACGTGCCGATCGGCGATTACCAGAAGGGTCAGCTCGCCAACCTGTCGTTCAATCGCTGGGCGGGTGACTTCACGCTCGCCGGCACCTGGTTCAATCCGGAAACCGGCCTCGACCTTTCGGGTGCGGCGGGCTTCACCTTCAACGGTGAGAACCCGGCGACCGATTATCGCACGGGTACGGAATTCCACGCGGAATGGGCGGTCACCCAGCACTTCAATCCGGAATTTTCCGCCGGTGTCGCGGGCTATTTCTACCAGCAGGTGACTGGCGACAGCGGCGCCGGCGCAAGGCTCGGCCCCTTCAAGGGCCGTATCGCCGCGATTGGCGGCACCATGGGCTACAATTTCAAGATGGCCGAGACGCCGGTGTCGCTGACGCTGAAGGTCTTCCAGGAATTCGGCGCCAAGAACCGGCCGGAAGGTACCGCCGGTTTCGTCACCGTTGCCTTCCCGATCGGCACGCCACCGGCGCAGGTGAAGTAA
- a CDS encoding aldo/keto reductase, which yields MEYRLLGRSGLKISTITMGTMTIGGRGKFAEVGNVGLKEASRYVDLCLDAGVNLIDTADIYSTGACEEIIGDVLGGKRKNGVLVATKARFSMGPGPNDGGLSRQHLIAACEASLKRLKTDVIDLYQVHEWDGLTPLEETMEALDSLVRSGKVRYIGCSNFSGWHIMKALGISALEGRQRFVSQQIHYTLEAREAEYELMPISIDQGLGVLVWSPLAGGLLSGKHRRNETPEGTRQLAGWKEPPIRDEERLWKIVDMLVAIAGERGVSPAQVALAWLIGRKGVTSVIIGGRTDVQFSDNLAAANLKLSDEERELLDAVSLPPVIYPYWHQLWTAKDRLGEADLSLLGPHL from the coding sequence ATGGAATACCGGCTGCTCGGCCGCTCCGGCCTGAAAATCTCCACGATCACCATGGGCACGATGACCATCGGCGGGCGCGGCAAGTTCGCAGAGGTCGGCAACGTCGGCCTCAAGGAGGCGAGCCGTTACGTCGATCTTTGCCTCGATGCCGGTGTCAACCTGATCGACACGGCCGACATCTACTCGACCGGCGCCTGCGAGGAGATCATCGGCGACGTGCTCGGCGGCAAGCGCAAGAATGGCGTGCTGGTTGCAACCAAAGCGCGTTTCTCCATGGGGCCTGGACCCAACGACGGCGGCCTCTCGCGCCAGCACCTGATCGCCGCCTGCGAGGCGAGCCTGAAGCGGCTGAAGACCGACGTCATCGATCTCTACCAGGTGCATGAATGGGACGGCCTCACACCGCTCGAAGAGACGATGGAGGCGCTCGACAGCCTCGTTCGAAGCGGCAAGGTTCGCTACATCGGCTGCTCCAATTTTTCCGGCTGGCACATCATGAAGGCGCTCGGCATCAGTGCGCTCGAAGGCCGGCAGCGCTTCGTCAGCCAGCAGATCCACTACACGCTGGAGGCGCGCGAGGCCGAATACGAGCTGATGCCGATCTCGATCGACCAGGGGCTCGGCGTGCTCGTCTGGAGCCCGCTTGCCGGCGGCCTGCTCTCCGGCAAGCACCGCCGAAACGAAACGCCCGAGGGCACCCGCCAGCTCGCCGGCTGGAAGGAGCCGCCGATCCGCGACGAAGAGCGGCTGTGGAAGATCGTCGACATGCTCGTTGCCATCGCCGGCGAGCGCGGCGTGTCGCCGGCGCAAGTGGCGCTTGCCTGGCTGATCGGCCGCAAGGGCGTCACCTCGGTCATCATCGGCGGCCGCACGGATGTGCAGTTCTCGGACAACCTCGCCGCCGCCAACCTGAAGCTGTCCGACGAGGAACGCGAACTGCTCGACGCCGTCAGCCTGCCGCCGGTGATCTACCCCTATTGGCACCAACTCTGGACCGCGAAGGACCGTCTCGGCGAGGCCGATCTGTCGCTGCTGGGGCCGCATCTGTAG